A single window of Oreochromis aureus strain Israel breed Guangdong linkage group 7, ZZ_aureus, whole genome shotgun sequence DNA harbors:
- the rln1 gene encoding prorelaxin H1 has product MHWRLTLAVAVVCVGSLCSCENADVMNRLIVPRDYGVKLCGREFIRAVIFTCGGSRWRRSTEGDLDLFQWSSLPDVKVEESQHTWQRGADLAENHSPLHTASSYSLADLLALYGSTGDRQQQQPLSLPAPLGDSQMSAAAGEQDGTPGAADWILPSKKKRNFSLGVAGMCCNQGCTKNDIGRLC; this is encoded by the exons ATGCACTGGAGACTGACTCTCGCCGTGGCTGTGGTGTGTGTCGGCAGCCTGTGCAGCTGTGAGAACGCTGATGTGATGAACAGACTGATCGTACCGAGGGACTATGGGGTGAAACTGTGTGGGAGAGAGTTCATCAGAGCGGTCATCTTCACCTGCGGTGGCTCCCGGTGGAGACGGTCCACGGAGGGGGACTTGG ATCTGTTCCAGTGGAGTTCCCTCCCTGATGTTAAAGTGGAGGAGAGCCAGCACACCTGGCAACGTGGTGCAGACCTCGCAGAAAACCACTCTCCTCTTCACACTGCTTCCTCTTACTCCCTGGCAGACCTCCTGGCTCTTTACGGGTCCACAggtgacagacagcagcagcagccgctGAGTCTCCCGGCCCCTCTGGGGGACTCCCAGATGTCTGCAGCTGCAGGTGAGCAAGACGGGACCCCGGGTGCAGCTGACTGGATCCTACCAAGCAAGAAGAAGAGGAACTTTTCACTTGGCGTGGCAGGGATGTGCTGTAACCAGGGCTGCACCAAGAATGATATCGGACGCTTGTGCTGA
- the LOC116312194 gene encoding tyrosine-protein kinase JAK2-like isoform X1: MSIFKRHMACILLTNMDPPTTENQNGLPPNLDLATGPKRDTKATCLSVYQYCEKKEGGEGGASYSEIVLTFPPGEYVAEELCISAAKACGICPVFCSLFGLMRESDRTWFAPNHVFKVDHSSCEKLHFRIRYYFPGWYNSNNSSYAHRYGLSKGMESPVMDDCVMAYQFFQWRSDFLNGWVDIPVSHEAQEECLGMAVLDMMRLAKERGQSAVDIYNDKSYKSFLPVSMRSRIQEYNILTRKRIRYRFRKFIQQFSECKATVCNLKLKYLMSLEMLLPSLYSERFQVTDTSSNEVTIIVTGNKGIQWSKGKEEDRAEEELQTYCDFPEVIDISIKQGNKEGSAESRIVTLTKQDNQIMELEFRSLSVAVSFVSLIDGYYRLVADAHHYLCKEVAPPRLLECIQSYCHGPVSMEFTVSKLRRSGNHQGLYMLRCSPRDYDKYFMSFVVGYETMVDYKHCQITKTESGEYILSGAKRSFGSLRELLNCYQKEALRTDGYTFQLIRCCPPSHKDKSNLLVCRNNQGAEMPTSPTLHNQNISQMVFHKIRKEDLIIKESLGQGTFTKIFCGVRKELGDYGEIHQMDVVVKILDKAHRSYSESFFEAASIMSQLSHKHLLLTYGVCVCGDENMMVQEYGKFGSLDTYLKKNKSCVNITWKLEVAKQLSWAMHYLEDKNVIHGNVCAKNVLLIREEDRKTGSLPFIKLSDPGISITVLPREVLVERIPWVPPECIENPQNLSLATDKWSFGTTLWEICSGGDKPLSTLDCSKKNLFYEDRHQLPAPKWTELANLINSCMDYEPLHRPSFRTIIRDLNSLFTPDYELLVESDMVPNRARGFGFPWASENQDPSQFEERHLIFLKQLGKGNFGSVEMCRYDPLQDSTGEVVAVKKLQHSTAEHLRDFEREIEILKSLQHENIVKYKGVCYSAGRRNLRLIMEYLPYGSLRDYLIKHKDRFDSKKLLHYASQICKGMDYLGTKRYIHRDLATRNILVESEMRVKIGDFGLTKVLPQDKDYYTVREPGESPIFWYAPESLTESKFSVASDVWSFGVVLYELFTYSDKNCSPPVVFMNKMGNEKQGQMIVYHLIDLLRNGYRLPAPDMCPTQIHKIMMECWSNDPKLRPTFKTLILSVETVRDSEDR, encoded by the exons ATGTCTATTTTTAAGCGGCACATGGCCTGCATTCTGCTGACAAACATGGACCCGCCCACCACAGAAAATCAGAACGGCCTCCCGCCAAATCTCGACTTGGCCACTGGACCGAAGCGAGACACGAAGGCCACCTGTCTGAGCGTCTACCAGTACTGCGAGAagaaggagggaggagagggcggggcaaGTTATTCAGAAATTGTCCTCACATTTCCACCTGGAGAGTACGTAGCAGAGGAACTTTGCATCTCTGCAGCGAAAGCGTGTG GGATTTGTCCAGTGTTCTGCAGCTTGTTTGGCCTAATGAGGGAAAGTGACCGGACATGGTTCGCCCCAAATCATGTCTTTAAAGTGGACCACTCATCCTGTGAGAAACTGCACTTCAGAATCAG ATACTATTTTCCTGGCTGGTACAACAGCAACAATTCATCATACGCTCATCGCTATGGTTTGTCTAAAGGGATGGAAAGCCCTGTGATGGATGACTGTGTCATGGCTTACCAGTTTTTTCAG TGGCGTAGTGACTTTCTGAATGGCTGGGTTGATATTCCAGTTAGCCATGAAGCGCAGGAGGAGTGTCTGGGCATGGCCGTGCTGGACATGATGAGGCTCGCCAAAGAGAGGGGGCAATCAGCAGTGGACATCTACAATGACAAAAG ctACAAGTCCTTCCTCCCAGTGTCCATGCGAAGCCGCATCCAGGAATATAACATTTTGACTCGGAAGAGAATCCGCTATCGCTTCAGGAAGTTCATCCAGCAGTTCAGTGAATGCAAGGCCACTGTGTGTAACCTCAAGCTCAAATACTTAATGAGCCTTGAGATGCTGTTGCCCTCGCTCTACTCCGAGCGCTTCCAAGTCACAGACACCTCCTCAAATGAGGTTACCATCATTGTCACGGGAAATAAGGGCATCCAGTGGTCTAAAGGGaaagaggaggacagagcagagGAG gagctGCAGACATACTGTGATTTTCCAGAGGTGATTGACATCAGTATCAAACAAGGCAATAAGGAAGGATCTGCAGAGAGCCGCATAGTTACACTCACCAAACAGGATAACCAGATCATG GAGCTGGAATTTCGCTCGCTCTCAGTGGCCGTGTCATTCGTGTCACTGATTGATGGATACTACAGGCTGGTGGCCGATGCCCATCATTACCTGTGCAAAGAGGTAGCGCCGCCACGGCTTCTGGAGTGCATTCAGAGCTACTGCCACGGCCCTGTGTC GATGGAGTTTACAGTCAGTAAATTGCGGCGCTCTGGTAACCATCAAGGCCTGTACATGCTTCGCTGCAGCCCCAGGGATTATGATAAATACTTCATGTCTTTTGTGGTGGGG TATGAAACGATGGTGGACTATAAGCACTGTCAGATCACAAAGACCGAGTCAGGAGAGTACATTCTAAGTGGAGCCAAGAGGAGCTTTGGTTCACTCAGGGAACTTCTGAATTGCTATCAGAAGGAGGCGCTCCGCACTGATGGGTACACATTTCAGCTGATCAGGTGCTGCCCGCCCagccacaaag ATAAGTCCAACCTGCTGGTGTGTAGAAACAATCAAGGGGCCGAGATGCCCACATCTCCCACGCTCCACAACCAAAACATCAGCCAGATGGTCTTTCACAAGATTCGAAAGGAGGATCTCATCATC AAAGAGAGTCTGGGTCAAGGAACGTTCACCAAGATCTTTTGCGGTGTGAGGAAGGAGCTTGGAGACTATGGGGAGATCCATCAGATGGACGTTGTTGTCAAGATTCTGGACAAGGCGCATCGCAGCTATTCAGAG TCATTTTTTGAAGCCGCAAGCATAATGAGCCAGCTCTCTCACAAACACTTACTTCTCACTTAtggcgtgtgtgtttgtggagatGAAA ACATGATGGTGCAGGAGTATGGTAAATTTGGTTCACTGGACACCTACCTGAAGAAGAACAAAAGCTGTGTTAACATCACCTGGAAACTGGAAGTGGCCAAGCAGCTCTCCTGGGCTATGCACTATCTG GAGGATAAAAACGTCATTCATGGGAATGTTTGTGCTAAGAATGTCCTTCTGATTCGAGAGGAGGATCGGAAAACAGGCAGTCTTCCTTTCATCAAGCTCAGTGACCCCGGTATCAGCATCACTGTGCTGCCCAGAGAAG TGCTAGTGGAGCGTATCCCATGGGTGCCTCCTGAGTGCATTGAAAACCCTCAAAACCTGAGTTTAGCTACAGACAAGTGGAGCTTCGGGACCACGCTTTGGGAGATCTGCAGCGGTGGAGACAAACCTCTCAGCACACTGGACTGCTCAAAg AAAAACTTGTTCTATGAGGACAGACACCAGCTGCCGGCTCCTAAATGGACAGAGCTGGCCAACCTGATAAACAGCTGTATGGACTATGAGCCTTTACACCGGCCCTCCTTCAGAACAATAATCCGAGATCTCAACAGTCTCTTCACACCAG ACTATGAGCTGCTGGTGGAGAGCGACATGGTGCCCAACAGAGCACGAGGCTTCGGCTTCCCGTGGGCCTCCGAGAACCAAGATCCGTCACAGTTCGAGGAGCGGCACCTCATTTTTCTCAAGCAGCTGGGCAAA GGGAACTTTGGCAGCGTGGAGATGTGCCGGTACGACCCGCTGCAGGACAGCACAGGGGAGGTGGTGGCTGTGAAGAAACTCCAGCACAGTACAGCTGAGCACCTCAGGGACTTTGAGCGGGAAATTGAGATCCTTAAATCACTTCAGCATGAAAACATTGTCAAATACAAGGGAGTGTGTTACAGTGCAG GACGAAGAAACCTACGGTTGATCATGGAATATCTCCCCTATGGCAGCTTGAGAGATTATCTCATCAAACACAAGGACAGATTTGATTCCAAGAAACTGTTGCACTACGCGTCACAGATTTGCAAG GGAATGGACTACCTTGGCACTAAGCGTTACATTCACAGAGACCTGGCCACAAGAAACATTCTGGTGGAGAGCGAGATGAGGGTTAAGATCGGTGACTTTGGTCTGACCAAGGTGCTTCCTCAGGACAAAGACTACTACACTGTCAGAGAGCCTGGGGAAAGCCCCATCTTCTG GTATGCTCCTGAGTCGCTGACAGAGAGCAAATTCTCTGTGGCTTCAGACGTTTGGAGTTTTGGGGTCGTCCTCTATGAACTCTTCACTTACAGCGACAAGAACTGCAGCCCACCAGTg gTCTTTATGAATAAAATGGGCAATGAAAAGCAGGGCCAGATGATTGTCTACCATTTGATTGACCTCCTAAGAAATGGCTATAGGCTGCCTGCACCTGATATGTGTCCTACACAG ATTCACAAGATTATGATGGAGTGCTGGAGCAATGACCCTAAACTGCGGCCTACTTTCAAGACATTAATCCTTAGTGTGGAGACTGTACGAGACAGCGAGGATAGATGA
- the LOC116312194 gene encoding tyrosine-protein kinase JAK2-like isoform X2, with protein MTVSWLTSFFQWRSDFLNGWVDIPVSHEAQEECLGMAVLDMMRLAKERGQSAVDIYNDKSYKSFLPVSMRSRIQEYNILTRKRIRYRFRKFIQQFSECKATVCNLKLKYLMSLEMLLPSLYSERFQVTDTSSNEVTIIVTGNKGIQWSKGKEEDRAEEELQTYCDFPEVIDISIKQGNKEGSAESRIVTLTKQDNQIMELEFRSLSVAVSFVSLIDGYYRLVADAHHYLCKEVAPPRLLECIQSYCHGPVSMEFTVSKLRRSGNHQGLYMLRCSPRDYDKYFMSFVVGYETMVDYKHCQITKTESGEYILSGAKRSFGSLRELLNCYQKEALRTDGYTFQLIRCCPPSHKDKSNLLVCRNNQGAEMPTSPTLHNQNISQMVFHKIRKEDLIIKESLGQGTFTKIFCGVRKELGDYGEIHQMDVVVKILDKAHRSYSESFFEAASIMSQLSHKHLLLTYGVCVCGDENMMVQEYGKFGSLDTYLKKNKSCVNITWKLEVAKQLSWAMHYLEDKNVIHGNVCAKNVLLIREEDRKTGSLPFIKLSDPGISITVLPREVLVERIPWVPPECIENPQNLSLATDKWSFGTTLWEICSGGDKPLSTLDCSKKNLFYEDRHQLPAPKWTELANLINSCMDYEPLHRPSFRTIIRDLNSLFTPDYELLVESDMVPNRARGFGFPWASENQDPSQFEERHLIFLKQLGKGNFGSVEMCRYDPLQDSTGEVVAVKKLQHSTAEHLRDFEREIEILKSLQHENIVKYKGVCYSAGRRNLRLIMEYLPYGSLRDYLIKHKDRFDSKKLLHYASQICKGMDYLGTKRYIHRDLATRNILVESEMRVKIGDFGLTKVLPQDKDYYTVREPGESPIFWYAPESLTESKFSVASDVWSFGVVLYELFTYSDKNCSPPVVFMNKMGNEKQGQMIVYHLIDLLRNGYRLPAPDMCPTQIHKIMMECWSNDPKLRPTFKTLILSVETVRDSEDR; from the exons ATGACTGTGTCATGGCTTACCAGTTTTTT tcagTGGCGTAGTGACTTTCTGAATGGCTGGGTTGATATTCCAGTTAGCCATGAAGCGCAGGAGGAGTGTCTGGGCATGGCCGTGCTGGACATGATGAGGCTCGCCAAAGAGAGGGGGCAATCAGCAGTGGACATCTACAATGACAAAAG ctACAAGTCCTTCCTCCCAGTGTCCATGCGAAGCCGCATCCAGGAATATAACATTTTGACTCGGAAGAGAATCCGCTATCGCTTCAGGAAGTTCATCCAGCAGTTCAGTGAATGCAAGGCCACTGTGTGTAACCTCAAGCTCAAATACTTAATGAGCCTTGAGATGCTGTTGCCCTCGCTCTACTCCGAGCGCTTCCAAGTCACAGACACCTCCTCAAATGAGGTTACCATCATTGTCACGGGAAATAAGGGCATCCAGTGGTCTAAAGGGaaagaggaggacagagcagagGAG gagctGCAGACATACTGTGATTTTCCAGAGGTGATTGACATCAGTATCAAACAAGGCAATAAGGAAGGATCTGCAGAGAGCCGCATAGTTACACTCACCAAACAGGATAACCAGATCATG GAGCTGGAATTTCGCTCGCTCTCAGTGGCCGTGTCATTCGTGTCACTGATTGATGGATACTACAGGCTGGTGGCCGATGCCCATCATTACCTGTGCAAAGAGGTAGCGCCGCCACGGCTTCTGGAGTGCATTCAGAGCTACTGCCACGGCCCTGTGTC GATGGAGTTTACAGTCAGTAAATTGCGGCGCTCTGGTAACCATCAAGGCCTGTACATGCTTCGCTGCAGCCCCAGGGATTATGATAAATACTTCATGTCTTTTGTGGTGGGG TATGAAACGATGGTGGACTATAAGCACTGTCAGATCACAAAGACCGAGTCAGGAGAGTACATTCTAAGTGGAGCCAAGAGGAGCTTTGGTTCACTCAGGGAACTTCTGAATTGCTATCAGAAGGAGGCGCTCCGCACTGATGGGTACACATTTCAGCTGATCAGGTGCTGCCCGCCCagccacaaag ATAAGTCCAACCTGCTGGTGTGTAGAAACAATCAAGGGGCCGAGATGCCCACATCTCCCACGCTCCACAACCAAAACATCAGCCAGATGGTCTTTCACAAGATTCGAAAGGAGGATCTCATCATC AAAGAGAGTCTGGGTCAAGGAACGTTCACCAAGATCTTTTGCGGTGTGAGGAAGGAGCTTGGAGACTATGGGGAGATCCATCAGATGGACGTTGTTGTCAAGATTCTGGACAAGGCGCATCGCAGCTATTCAGAG TCATTTTTTGAAGCCGCAAGCATAATGAGCCAGCTCTCTCACAAACACTTACTTCTCACTTAtggcgtgtgtgtttgtggagatGAAA ACATGATGGTGCAGGAGTATGGTAAATTTGGTTCACTGGACACCTACCTGAAGAAGAACAAAAGCTGTGTTAACATCACCTGGAAACTGGAAGTGGCCAAGCAGCTCTCCTGGGCTATGCACTATCTG GAGGATAAAAACGTCATTCATGGGAATGTTTGTGCTAAGAATGTCCTTCTGATTCGAGAGGAGGATCGGAAAACAGGCAGTCTTCCTTTCATCAAGCTCAGTGACCCCGGTATCAGCATCACTGTGCTGCCCAGAGAAG TGCTAGTGGAGCGTATCCCATGGGTGCCTCCTGAGTGCATTGAAAACCCTCAAAACCTGAGTTTAGCTACAGACAAGTGGAGCTTCGGGACCACGCTTTGGGAGATCTGCAGCGGTGGAGACAAACCTCTCAGCACACTGGACTGCTCAAAg AAAAACTTGTTCTATGAGGACAGACACCAGCTGCCGGCTCCTAAATGGACAGAGCTGGCCAACCTGATAAACAGCTGTATGGACTATGAGCCTTTACACCGGCCCTCCTTCAGAACAATAATCCGAGATCTCAACAGTCTCTTCACACCAG ACTATGAGCTGCTGGTGGAGAGCGACATGGTGCCCAACAGAGCACGAGGCTTCGGCTTCCCGTGGGCCTCCGAGAACCAAGATCCGTCACAGTTCGAGGAGCGGCACCTCATTTTTCTCAAGCAGCTGGGCAAA GGGAACTTTGGCAGCGTGGAGATGTGCCGGTACGACCCGCTGCAGGACAGCACAGGGGAGGTGGTGGCTGTGAAGAAACTCCAGCACAGTACAGCTGAGCACCTCAGGGACTTTGAGCGGGAAATTGAGATCCTTAAATCACTTCAGCATGAAAACATTGTCAAATACAAGGGAGTGTGTTACAGTGCAG GACGAAGAAACCTACGGTTGATCATGGAATATCTCCCCTATGGCAGCTTGAGAGATTATCTCATCAAACACAAGGACAGATTTGATTCCAAGAAACTGTTGCACTACGCGTCACAGATTTGCAAG GGAATGGACTACCTTGGCACTAAGCGTTACATTCACAGAGACCTGGCCACAAGAAACATTCTGGTGGAGAGCGAGATGAGGGTTAAGATCGGTGACTTTGGTCTGACCAAGGTGCTTCCTCAGGACAAAGACTACTACACTGTCAGAGAGCCTGGGGAAAGCCCCATCTTCTG GTATGCTCCTGAGTCGCTGACAGAGAGCAAATTCTCTGTGGCTTCAGACGTTTGGAGTTTTGGGGTCGTCCTCTATGAACTCTTCACTTACAGCGACAAGAACTGCAGCCCACCAGTg gTCTTTATGAATAAAATGGGCAATGAAAAGCAGGGCCAGATGATTGTCTACCATTTGATTGACCTCCTAAGAAATGGCTATAGGCTGCCTGCACCTGATATGTGTCCTACACAG ATTCACAAGATTATGATGGAGTGCTGGAGCAATGACCCTAAACTGCGGCCTACTTTCAAGACATTAATCCTTAGTGTGGAGACTGTACGAGACAGCGAGGATAGATGA